The genomic stretch CGGCATCTTCATCGGCGTGCTGCAAAAAGACATGAGCTGGATGGAAGCGGCCCAGACCTTCTCCCTGCTGACCATCGGCGACGGCCTGGTCTCGACCATCCCGTCGCTCATCACCTCCACCTCGGCCGGCCTCATTGTCAGCCGGGCCGCGGCCGAAGCGCGCATGGGCGAGGAATTCATCGGCCAGTTGACCAACCATCCCAAGGCTCTCAGGCTGGTCTCGGGCGTGCTCCTGCTCTTCGCCATAGTCCCGGGCATGCCGACCGTGGCCTTCATGACCCTCTCCCTGGTCCTCTTCATGGTGGCGCTGTTCGCCGATCGCATCAAAGCCGAAAACAAGTTGCCGGAAACCGGAAAAAAGAAGAAGGGCTCCGCGCCCGACAGTCCGGAAGAAGTGCAGGCCCTGCTCCCGCTCGACATCATGGAACTCGAGGTGGGCTATGGACTTATCCCGCTGGTGGACGAGGACCAGAACGGCAATCTTCTGGCCCGCATACGCTCCATTCGCCGCCAGTTCGCCCTGGACATGGGTGTCATCGTGCCGTCCCTGCATCTGCGCGACAACCTGCAGCTCAAGCCCGGCGAATACGTGGTCCAGATCAAGGGCAACCGGGTGGCTTCGGCGGAAATCATGATCGACCATTTCCTGGCCATGGACCCCGGCGACGCGCGCCACGCCATCAAAGGCATCGAGACCCTGGAGCCGGCCTTCAATCTCCCGGCGCTGTGGATTCCCGACGCCAAGAAGGACGAGGCCGTCATGGCCGGCTACACCGTGGTCGATCCGTCTACGGTCATCGCCACGCACCTGACCGAGGTCTTCAAGCAGAACCTGCATGAATTCCTGGGCCGCCAGGAAGTCCAGGCCCTGCTGGACAACCTGTCCCAGCGCGCGCCCAAGGTCGTTGAAGAGCTGGTGCCGGGCGTCCTGTCACTCGGCGTCCTGCAGAAGGTCTTGCAGAACCTGGTCCGCGAAAACGTGTCCATCCGCGACCTCCTGTCCATCGTGGAATGTCTGGCCGACTACGGTCATTCCTCAAAGGACGCGGATCAGTTGACGGAGTTCGTGCGCCAGCGCCTGTCCCGCACCATCATCAAGCCGTACCTGGGGACTGGCAACCTGCTGCCCATCATCTCCCTGTCGCCGACGATAGAGAACACGTTTCAGGAGAGCATCAAGCGTACGGACAACGGCTCCTATCTGGCCATGGAGCCGGGGACTGCGCACAAGATCATCCAGGCCATCAACAAGGCTGCGGAAAAGGGCATCGTGGCCGAGGGACAGCCTGTGCTGCTGACCTCCCCGGTCATCCGCCAGCATCTGTCCCAGCTTCTGGCCCGTTTTTTGCCAACCATGCCTGTCATCTCGCAGGCGGAAATACCGGCGGACATCAGACTTGAATCCGTAGCCATGGTGGAAATCTAAGATGCAGGTCAAAACATTCAGCGGAAAAAGCACCTCGGAAATCATGGCCCGG from Desulfomicrobium apsheronum encodes the following:
- the flhA gene encoding flagellar biosynthesis protein FlhA, giving the protein MATRTEAMTINYKRFTRQGDILLAAGVVMTLFVMLVPLPTIILDILLAFSISFSLVILITSMFMTSPLEFSIFPSVLLVTTLLRLALNVASTRLILLHGDQGTSAAGKVIEAFGQFVVGGNFAIGAVIFLILFILNKTVIVAGTTRIAEVAARFTLDAMPGKQMAIEADLNAGLIDEQQAIKQRENLRREADFYGAMDGAGKFVSGDVNAGMFITFINIVGGIFIGVLQKDMSWMEAAQTFSLLTIGDGLVSTIPSLITSTSAGLIVSRAAAEARMGEEFIGQLTNHPKALRLVSGVLLLFAIVPGMPTVAFMTLSLVLFMVALFADRIKAENKLPETGKKKKGSAPDSPEEVQALLPLDIMELEVGYGLIPLVDEDQNGNLLARIRSIRRQFALDMGVIVPSLHLRDNLQLKPGEYVVQIKGNRVASAEIMIDHFLAMDPGDARHAIKGIETLEPAFNLPALWIPDAKKDEAVMAGYTVVDPSTVIATHLTEVFKQNLHEFLGRQEVQALLDNLSQRAPKVVEELVPGVLSLGVLQKVLQNLVRENVSIRDLLSIVECLADYGHSSKDADQLTEFVRQRLSRTIIKPYLGTGNLLPIISLSPTIENTFQESIKRTDNGSYLAMEPGTAHKIIQAINKAAEKGIVAEGQPVLLTSPVIRQHLSQLLARFLPTMPVISQAEIPADIRLESVAMVEI